In Halogranum gelatinilyticum, the DNA window ATACCGAAGAGGAACGGCGAGACGAGCGCGATGGCGACGCCGATCATCTCCATATCAGTGAAGAGGACCGACTCCCAGGCCGGGAGCGGACCGAAGAGTGCCGGGCCAGCGACGTGGCCGAGCGCGCCGAGCGCGAACAGGGCGACGCCGAAGGCGAAACTGGTCTTGGTCAAGCGTGGATAGTCGAGGTTACCGTAGCGACCTGCCATGACTGAGCGTACTTCGGTGGCGATTATATCCTTTTTGAGAGCGAAAGACTCACAACCGCCGACCGTGCTCCTCGGAGTATGTACGAACTGTTGGTGGAGACGATGCCGGAATTCGTGGCGATCGCGTTCTTCACGGTCGGCGCGGGCGCGCTCTCGTCGCTCGGCCTCTATCTCGAAGAACTCGCCCTCGAGACGCTCGCGGCCGGCCAGACCACGCTCGGTCTCTGGTTCGCCTGCTTCGGACTGGTGGCGTTCTACTTCGGGCTGTATCTGTTCGGCTACTCCGAACTCCTGCCGCGCGTGAGCAGCTATCTCGACCCCGACACGACGCGATAAGAGACTGTAATCCGTTTTTCGGCCGACTACTCCGTGAGCGGCAGCACGATTCCGAAGAGGAAGGGCGCGGCGAACGCGAGCGCGACACCGAGCAGTTCGAGTTCGACGAGGAACGCCAGCGTCCATCCGGCGACGCCACCGAACATCGCGGCAGCGGCGGCCTCACAGAGGCTCCCCAGGGCGAAGAGGCTGACACCGACGGCGACGCCACCTTTCGTCAGTCGGTGGTAGTCGCGGTCCCCGTAACGCCCGGTCATCTGTTCCGTTCTGTGTGCGTCTCTCCTAAAACCGTTGTGAGACGTGTCCTGTCCTCAGAGCGCGTCGGCGACGCTCCCGGCGACGGAGACCGTCGAGACGTCGCGCTCGATGGTGTCGGTGCCGTAGAGTCCGGCGACGCCCGCCGAAGCGAGTTTCGTCCGCGCGTTGGCGGCGAGTAGCGGGTGGACGCAGGTGACGTAGACCCGGCCGACACCCCGCTGATGCAGCACTTCGATGGACTCGCTCATCGTCGACCCGGTGGCGATGATGTCGTCGACGAGGACGACGTCTCGTCCCTCGACGCTCGCGTCGCTCGGGCTGATCTCGACTGCACCCGTCTCGTAGTCGCGCTCCTTCTCGAAGTAGTCGGTGTCGCCCGCGCCGTAGGCGTCGCGGACGGTCTCGGCGAGTTCGACGGCACCCGCGTCGGGCGAGAGGAAGAGCGGGTCGGCGAGTTTCGGCGGCAGCGGGTCGGCGAGCGCGGGCGCGGCGTCGACGTTCTCACAGGGGACGTCGAAGAACTCGGAAATCCCCGGCTCGTGGGGGTTGACGAGCAGCACGCGGTCCGTCCCGGTGCTGACGGCCTTGGCGACGGCGCGGGCGGAGACGGGCTGGCCGGGCTTGAACGCCGAGTCCTGTCGCGCGTAGCCCATGTAGGGGATGACGGTCACGACCTCGTTGACCCCGGCCTCGCGGGCGGCGTCCTGCAGCTGGAGCAGTTCGAGGTGGGCGTCGCTGGTCGTGGTCGAGGCGACGACGACGGCGCGCTCGGGTGTCTCCTCGGCGAGTGCGTCGGCGGCGGCGAGGAGTTCGCCGTCGGGGAAGGTACGGTACTCGGCTGTCGCCAGCGGTTCGCCGGTAGCCTCGGCGAGTGCCGCGGCGAGTGCCTGTGAGGTGGAGCCGGGCAGTATCATAGTCGAGGCCACGACGTTCGGCGTTAAACCGGTTTTCGTTGCCCGTGCGTGCGAGAACCGTTCGCGCGGGGTCGCGACGGGCCGCGCCGATTACCGGACGGCGAGTCCCGCCACGCCACGAACCCCGAGGACCTGCGTCTGCCAGCCGTCGCCGGCGTCGACGAGGAGGGTACCAGCCTCGGTCACGGCGAAGACCGCGCCGGGCGCGTAGGCGACGTCGACGACGGGGTCGTCGGTCGGCAGGTCGGCTTCCTGCCACTCGTCGTCGACCTTCGCGTAGACCGTCGTCCCCGCGATGGCGTGGGCGCGCTCGAAGCCGTCGCCCGAGACGGACCGGAAGACGCCGTCGAGGACGTCCATCCAGCCGTTGCCGAGCGTGTAGAGTGACTCGCCTGTCGCTGCCAGCGGAACGCCGCGACCGGCCACGTCGCGCACGTCGTCGAGACCAGCATGAGAGAGGTCGCCGTCGCCGACGCGGTAGACGCCGTCGGCGGCGGCCACGAGCGGGCCGTCGATGGCGCGGACGGTCTCGACGTGGCCGAGCGTCTGCCACGCCAGTTTCTCGGCGGCGTCGGCGTCGGCCGCATCGAGGTCGGTGAGGTCGACCTCGTCGGCTCGTTCGGGGTCGTAGCGGGCCACCCAGCCGTCCTCGTTGGCCGCGAGGAGGTCACCGTCGTGGAAGCCGACGGCGACGGCGGGGCCGAAGCCGGTCGGCTCGAACTCCTCGTCGCCGACTGCGAGGTCGACGTCCTCGTCGGTGGCGACGGCGACACGCTCGCCTTCGGCGGCGATTGCGCGGGCGGTACAGCGGTGGGCGAGGCCGAACTCGCCGACGCGGTCGCCGGAGACGTCGACGGCGACGACGCCGAGTTCGCTGGCGACGAAGACCTCCACCTTCCCCGCCTTGTCGCTGTAGACACGCTTCTCCTCGATGGTGTCGTCGTTGGGCATTGCGAGCGAATTCACGTCGCTCGCGCGAAAACCTTCCGGCAGCCGCGTCGGCAGACTCGAGTCGGATGGAAAACGGACGGATTGACATGGGCGACCCGCCAACGGGGTCGTATGCCTCCCGAAGAGAGTCTCCTCTCGCGGTTCCTCCATACGAAGTCGGGACCGCTCATGGTCCTCCGCGAGACGCTCAGTACCGTCCTCCTCGTCGCGCTCGTCGGCCTGCTGCTCTTCTCGGTCAGCGGCCTCTGGCCGCCGATGGTCGCCGTCGAGAGCGGCAGCATGCAGCCGAACATGGTCCGCGGTGACCTCGTCTTCCTCACCGAACCGGGGCGGTTCGCTCCCAGCGCGGCGGTCGGCGAGACGGGCATCGCGACGACGGAGAGTGCCGCTGCGGCCGGGTCCGGCGGGACGTTCGGCGTCGCTGGCTCGGTCGTCGTCTACGATACACCCAGCCACCCCTCGCCCATCATCCACCGGGCACGCTTCTGGGTCGACGAGGGCGAGAACTGGTACGACGAAGCCGACAAACGCTACATCAGCGCCGAGAACTGCGAGGAACTGCTGAACTGTCCGGCTCCCAACGCGGGCTTCGTCACCAAGGGCGACGCGAACAATCGGTACGACCAGGCCAACGGGCTGGCCGAACCGGTGCGGCCCGCGGAGGTCCGGGGACTCGCTCGCTTCAGGATTCCGGCTCTCGGCTGTATCCGGCTCGGCTTCGGGCCGAACAGCTGTTTCGCCTAACGTCAGAGGAACTCGCGGACTTCGGAGTACCACATATCGTGGTGGTCGACCTCGCCTAACGCCTCGGCGACGTCGACGGCGAGGACGTGCCAACACCGCTGGTCGGGGTCCTCGGGGTCGAGGTTGTAGGAGCTGTCCTTACAGGTGCAGCCGCCGCCCTCGACGACGTACTCGTCGTCGTAGCCGACGACGACGGTGAAGTCGCGGTACTCCTTCACGCGCTTTTCGGAGACGGCCTCCAGCGCGCGCATCCCGCGGTTGCCGTGGGTGGAGACGATGGTGTCGACTATCGACGGGGTGAGCTTGCCCGCCTCGCGGAGCGCCGCTCGCCAGTCGTCTCCCTCGGTCACGGGCGGTGGTTTCGGGGGCGCTGACAAAACAGGTTCGGTGCTAGAGGTTCGTGCCGGGTTCGGGTCTCGGCTCATGCTCTGGAACTCGAACCGCTCGTCTGGTGTGCTCTCCGAGATGCAGGCTACTCAGCAAAGCCCTCGCGCTTTGCATATCCACCAGGTCCACACAGCACCGCGCCGATCCTCCCCCATGTGGGCGCGCCGTCGCGCGCCCAGTGCCCGTGGATTGGCCAACCGGTATGGCGCGTGGCTTCGCGCCGTCTTGTCGGCGCGAGCCACTCGTGCGAGGGACGACTGAGTGAGCGAAGCGAACGAAGGAGTCGGCTGGGGAGGGTGTGGCTGCTGGGGGCGGGATTGAAAGGGGACGCGTTGTCGACGAAGGAAGGCGACGCAAGCACCGCAGGAGCGAACGAAGTGAGCGACGAGGAGCGCGGCGAGCCTCCCGAGTCGACAGCGCGTGGGCTTTCAGAGTGTACTCTGCGTCGACACCAACATAGAGAAAGACCGCGTGGGCTTTCGAAGAGTCCACACACCAATTCTCCCTACCGACTACCCGAGCGAAGAGACGTGGAAGACTCCACACTCACCCGACGAACCCGTATCAACCTCGTACCGGGCGACTTTTCGCCGTCGCCCCCAGTCCACGTCACATGAACGTAAGCGAGGGCGGCGTCGACGTGGAGGTCCAGTCCTCCCGCGACGGTGCCAGCGAGGGCGCAGGCGACGGGGTGTTCTTCAACCCCACCCAGGAGTTGAACCGCGACGTCACGGTCGCGGCGCTCCGGGCCTACCAGGAGCGAGAACCCCGCGTCGAGACGTATCTGGACGCGATGGCCGCGAGCGGCATCCGCGGCGTGCGTGCCGCCGCCGAGGGCTACGACGTGACCTGCGCCGACATCGACGAGGAGGCCGTCGCCCTCGCCGAGTCGAACCTCGCGCGCAACGACCTGTCGGGTCGCGCGGTCGAGAAGGACGCCAACGTTCTGCTGCACGAGGAACTGTTCGACGTGGTCGACATCGACCCGTTCGGGACGCCTATCCCCTTCGCCGACGCCGCCTTCGCCAACGCCCGCAACCTCGTCTGTGTCACCGCGACCGACACCGCGCCGCTCTGTGGCGCGCATCTCCAGAGCGGGATTCGGAAATACTCCACCGTCCCGCGCAACACCGACTACCACGCCGAGATGGGGCTTCGAGTACTGATCTCCGCGATGGTCCGCACGGCCGCCCGCTACGATGTCGCTGCCGTCCCGGTCCTCTCGCACGTCTCGCGACACTACGCCCGGACGTATCTCGAACTCGACCACCGCGCGACTCGCGCCGACGCGCTCGTCGAGCAGCTGGGCCACGTCTACCACTGCGAGGACTGTCTCTACCGCGAACACGAGGTCGGCCTGCATGCCCATCCCATCGAGACCTGCCCGCACTGTGAGGGCACCCGGATGCTCACCGCCGGACCCATCTGGCTTGGCGACATCGCCGATAGCGACTTCGCCCGCGCCGTCCACGACGAGGTGACCGACGACATGGGCGAGGCCAAGAAGGCCCGTCGGCTGCTCGACACCGTCGCCGACGAGCTGTCGACGCCGACGAACTACGACCAACACCGCCTCTGCAAGCAGTGGGGCGTCCCGGCCAACTCGATGGACGACTTCCTCGCGGACCTCCGTGCGGCGGGCTACGAGGCGAGCCACGCCCACTACTCCGGTACGTCGTTCAAGACCGACGCTAACGTGGCCGAGATCTACGAGGCCGCGGCTCCCGAGAAGGACACGTAGACCGCCGAATCCCCGGGCAGCCGCCGGTTACTTATAACAACGCGGCGAACAGTTCGGCGTGTCATCAGTCTCCCTCTCCAGTCCCGCGGACGTCCTCTCGGTCGGTCGGACCGTCCTGCAGACGATCAAAGAGCGCGAGGTGACGTTCATGGCGGCGAGTATCTCCTACTACTCGTTCGTCTCGTTGATTCCGCTGCTCGTGCTCGCGGTCATCGTCGCCATCTTCGTCGGCGGCGACACACTGAAGGCCGATATCCTCTCCTACGCCGAGACCAACCTCCCCGCTGGCTTCGACCTCATCCGGGGGGCACTCGAAGCCGAGACCGCACAGGGCGGGCTCGGCCTCGTCAGCCTGGCCCTCACGCTGTGGGGCGCGCTCAAGATCTTCCGCGGCGTCGACGTCGCCTTCTCGCGCATCTACGGCTCGGAGGCGGGAAGCATACTGGACCAGGTCCGTGACGGGCTCGTCGTCCTCGGTGCCATCGGTCTCGGCGTCGCCGGTATCGGCGTGCTGACCTCGGTGATGGCGCTCGTCGACCTTCCCTTCGTCGACCTCATCAGTCCGGTCATCCTGCTCACGACGCTCTGTGTCGCCTTCTTCCCGTTCTACTACGTGCTCCCCGACGTCGGGGCGTCGCCGAGAGAGGCACTGCCGGGGACGATCTTCGCGGCCGTCGGCTGGACGCTCTTGGGGACCGGTTTCGGTATCTACGCAGGCTCGACCTCGGGTGGCGAAGCCGGCGGGGCGGCCGCTGTCGGCGCGATCCTCCTCCTCCTGACCTACTTCTACTTCTCTGGCATGTTACTCCTCACCGGCGCGGTCGTCAACGCGGTTATCGGCGGACGGGTCGTAGACCGGCAGGTACAACAGCCCGCGGGGAGACAGTTCGGACAGACGGATATGAGTGAGGAGGACGGCACCGAGACCACACGCCGCGACGTCGAACCGGCCGGAGCACCGGACATCAACGAACTCGAAGACCGCATCGAGGAGCTACAGGCCGACCTGGCCGCCTTCGAGCGCGACGTCGACGACCGCACGGTCAAGAAACCCGAACTCGAGTCGGAGATGAAGCGGTACGTCCGCGCGAAGATGCGCCGGGGCCACGCCCGCGGCTGGGGTCCCTATCTCGTCCTCCTCTACGGGACGGTGCTGACGCTCGGGGCCTTCTTCACCTTCCAGAACGGCCTGCTCGCCATCGCGGCCATGCTCATCATCTTCCTGTCGACGCTGGGTCTCTATGCCCTCTTCATCATGGTCGGTCTCGGCCTGAACCTCCTCAGCGTCCCCGCGAAAGCGGCCGGAAAGGTCCGCGAGAAACGGTAGTCGCCGCCGCGCACGTCCCTCGCGTTCACTCCACTTACACCACCTCTCACCACCTCTCTCCCATGCGCGGACTCGGCATCTCCGAACTCTTCGCCGCCACGCCCGACGTGCTCGTCCTCGTCTTCGCGCTCCTCACGCAACTCGGCGACCCGTGGTTCCTCCTCGTCCTCGTCGTCCTTCTGTACTGGCTCGCTCCCGCCTCTCTCACCGCCGAGCCGCGCCGCACAGGCGCGCTTCTCGTCGGTCTCGCGCTCGGCGCGCTCCTCCTGACGGTCGCTCTCAAGAGTTTCTTCAGCCTGCCGCGGCCGCCCGGCGCGGCGTCGGCGACGCCGCCCGCGTGGCTTCCCGCACTCGTCGCCCCCGTCTTCGAGAACGTCGCGACCGGGACGGGCTTCGGCTTCCCCAGCGGCCACGCCATCGGTACCACTGTCGTCTACGGCGGGCTCGCGACGCTCCTCGACGTGTGGAACCGTCGCCGCCGCGTCGCTGCCGCCGCGACCGTCGTCGCCGTCGTCGGTCTCTCGCGGCTCGTCCTCGGCGTCCACTACGGCGTCGACATCGTCGTCGGCGTCGCGGTCGGACTCGCGTTCCTCGTCGGCGCGCTCAGGGTCGCCGACGGCCGACCCGACCGCCTCTTCGGCGTCGTCGCCGCCGTCGGTCTCCTCGCGCTCGTCGCCGCCGCGGTCGGTGGCCACGCCGCGGAAGTCCGTGACGCGGTCGCCGGTCTCGGTGGGGCACTCGGCGGACTGGTCGCACTCCGGCGTGTCGGTCCCGACGAATTCGCCGAGATCGTCGGAGTCGCCCAAGTCGCCGACACGCCGATGTCACCGGCCGTGGCCGTCGTCGGTCTCGCCGTCACGGGCGGACTCTGGGCGGGGGCGGCGGCGGTGCAGCCGACGCTGCCGGTCACGTTCGTCGTCGTCGCGGTCGCCGTCGCAGTCGTCGTCGCCTATCCGCGGCTGGTGGCCGTCGTGCGTCGGTAGCTGCGTGTGGCTCCGTGTTGCGCTGGAGACGGCCGTCCCGAGCGACGATAGCCGTGGCTCGCGGCGGAGTCGACGATAAAAAAGGCGGTTCTGAAGCGAGCCGAGTTAGAACTTCTCGAGGTACTGGTCGAGTTCCCACTGCGAGACGTCGATGCGGAACTCGTCGTACTCCTGGCTCTTGGCTTCGACGAACTTCTCGTAGACGTGTTCGCCGAGTGCGTCCTGGACGACCTCGTCGGATTCGAGAGCCGTGATGGCCTCGCCGAGGTTCGACGGGAGCGTCTCGATGCCGTACTCTTCGCGCTTCTCTTCGTCGAACTCGTAGATGTTCTCGCGGACCGGGTCGGGTGCTTCGAGACCCTTGTCGATGCCGTCGAGACCGGCGTGGATGAGCGCGGCGAAGGCGAGATACGGGTTACACGACGGGTCCGGGAAGCGAGCCTCGATACGGGAGGCTGCCGGGACGCGTGCGGCCGGCTTGCGGATGAGTGCCGAGCGGTTGCGGTCGGACCACGCGATGTAGACAGGTGCCTCGTAGCCGGGCACCAGCCGCTTGTAGCTGTTAACCGTCGGGTTGGTGACGGCGGCGAGCGCGGGCGCGTGCTCGAGGATACCGGCGAGGAACGAGTGGGCCGTGTCGCTCAGGTTGAACTCGTCGTCGTCGTCGTGGAACGCGTTCTCGCCGTCCTCGGTGAACAGCGAGATGTGCGTGTGCATCCCGGAGCCGTTGATGCGCGGGATCGGCTTCGGCATGAACGTCGCGTGCAGGTCGTGCTGCGCGGCGATGGCGCGGACGACCGTCCGGAAGGTCCCGACGTTGTCGGCCGTGGTCAGCGCGTCGTCGTACTCGAAGTTGATCTCGTGCTGCCCCTGGGCGACCTCGTGGTGGGAGGCCTCGATCTCGAAGCCCATCTGCTCGAGACCGTAGATGATGTCACGACGGACGTCCGAGGCGAGGTCCTTCGGCGCGAGGTCGAAGTAGCCACCGGCGTCGTTGGTCTTCGTCGTCGCGCGACCCTCTTCGTCCTCTTCGAACAGGAAGAACTCCGGCTCGGGGGCGGCGTTGACCTGATAGCCCATCTCTTCGGCGCGCTCGATGGCACCCTTCAGGATGGTCCGCGGGTCGCCCTCGAACGGCTCGCCCGTCGAGGTGTTGATAACGTCGCAGATGAGACGCGCCGAGCGGCCGTCGCGCCACGGGAGAATCGCGAACGTCGACGGGTCGGGCGTGAGACGCATGTCGGACTCCTGAATGCGTACGAACCCTTCGATGGAAGACCCGTCGAAGTAGATGCCTTCGGTGAACGCCTTCTCGGCCTGTGTGGCCGGGACGGCGACGTTTTTGACGGTGCCGAGGATGTCAGTAAACTGGAGGCGGAGGAAGTCGACATCCTTCTCTTCGATTTCGTCGACGACGGCCTGTGCTTCGGCACTGAGACCACCGTCGGGTGCTGTGTTTTCGTCCGTCATGTTCTGGACATTGGTTACCGAATACACCCAGTATAAAGATTTTATCGGCTAGTGCAAACCCCGCGGGTCGCTCACAGAATTGGATATTCGTAAAATTCTAATGGGGCGAGAGAGACCCTAGGTGTAATGACGTACGAAAACCTCGACGCCAAACTCATCAATGCACTCCTCGGCGACGGCCGAGCCAGCCTTCGGAGCCTCGCGGAGAAACTCGACGTCTCCGTCACAACCGTCTCGAATCACCTCCGAGATCTCGAAGACGAAGGTGTCATCGAAGGATACACACCGAAGATCAACTACGACGCACTCGGCTACGACGTCACGGCCATCATCCAGCTCAAGGTCGAAGGGAGCAAGCTCCCGGACATCACCGAGCGACTCCGCGAGGAGAAACAGATGATCTCGGTCTACGAAGTCACCGGCGACTACGACGTCATCGCCGTCGGCAAGTTCACCGACACCGACGGGATGAACCGCCAGATCAAGGCGCTGCTCACGGACGCGGACATCCGCGAGTCCAACACCAGCGTCGTCCTGAACTCCGTCGTCGAGAACGAGCAGTTCCAGCTCGACATTCAGGAGTAGACCGCCGCACTCACTCTCGTAGCTTCACAGCCGACAGCGATGTCTCTCGCTCTCGCAGCCTCACAGCCGACAGCGACGCCTACACCAGATAGTCGGTGATGTTGTCCATGTCGGTTCGGCAGAACGGGCAGCGGTAGCGCGTACTGAAT includes these proteins:
- a CDS encoding DUF7860 family protein translates to MAGRYGNLDYPRLTKTSFAFGVALFALGALGHVAGPALFGPLPAWESVLFTDMEMIGVAIALVSPFLFGILLPLTE
- a CDS encoding DUF7860 family protein; the protein is MTGRYGDRDYHRLTKGGVAVGVSLFALGSLCEAAAAAMFGGVAGWTLAFLVELELLGVALAFAAPFLFGIVLPLTE
- the prs gene encoding ribose-phosphate diphosphokinase encodes the protein MILPGSTSQALAAALAEATGEPLATAEYRTFPDGELLAAADALAEETPERAVVVASTTTSDAHLELLQLQDAAREAGVNEVVTVIPYMGYARQDSAFKPGQPVSARAVAKAVSTGTDRVLLVNPHEPGISEFFDVPCENVDAAPALADPLPPKLADPLFLSPDAGAVELAETVRDAYGAGDTDYFEKERDYETGAVEISPSDASVEGRDVVLVDDIIATGSTMSESIEVLHQRGVGRVYVTCVHPLLAANARTKLASAGVAGLYGTDTIERDVSTVSVAGSVADAL
- a CDS encoding HVO_0234 family beta-propeller protein; protein product: MPNDDTIEEKRVYSDKAGKVEVFVASELGVVAVDVSGDRVGEFGLAHRCTARAIAAEGERVAVATDEDVDLAVGDEEFEPTGFGPAVAVGFHDGDLLAANEDGWVARYDPERADEVDLTDLDAADADAAEKLAWQTLGHVETVRAIDGPLVAAADGVYRVGDGDLSHAGLDDVRDVAGRGVPLAATGESLYTLGNGWMDVLDGVFRSVSGDGFERAHAIAGTTVYAKVDDEWQEADLPTDDPVVDVAYAPGAVFAVTEAGTLLVDAGDGWQTQVLGVRGVAGLAVR
- a CDS encoding S24/S26 family peptidase — its product is MPPEESLLSRFLHTKSGPLMVLRETLSTVLLVALVGLLLFSVSGLWPPMVAVESGSMQPNMVRGDLVFLTEPGRFAPSAAVGETGIATTESAAAAGSGGTFGVAGSVVVYDTPSHPSPIIHRARFWVDEGENWYDEADKRYISAENCEELLNCPAPNAGFVTKGDANNRYDQANGLAEPVRPAEVRGLARFRIPALGCIRLGFGPNSCFA
- a CDS encoding tRNA (guanine(26)-N(2))-dimethyltransferase, which gives rise to MNVSEGGVDVEVQSSRDGASEGAGDGVFFNPTQELNRDVTVAALRAYQEREPRVETYLDAMAASGIRGVRAAAEGYDVTCADIDEEAVALAESNLARNDLSGRAVEKDANVLLHEELFDVVDIDPFGTPIPFADAAFANARNLVCVTATDTAPLCGAHLQSGIRKYSTVPRNTDYHAEMGLRVLISAMVRTAARYDVAAVPVLSHVSRHYARTYLELDHRATRADALVEQLGHVYHCEDCLYREHEVGLHAHPIETCPHCEGTRMLTAGPIWLGDIADSDFARAVHDEVTDDMGEAKKARRLLDTVADELSTPTNYDQHRLCKQWGVPANSMDDFLADLRAAGYEASHAHYSGTSFKTDANVAEIYEAAAPEKDT
- a CDS encoding YihY/virulence factor BrkB family protein → MSSVSLSSPADVLSVGRTVLQTIKEREVTFMAASISYYSFVSLIPLLVLAVIVAIFVGGDTLKADILSYAETNLPAGFDLIRGALEAETAQGGLGLVSLALTLWGALKIFRGVDVAFSRIYGSEAGSILDQVRDGLVVLGAIGLGVAGIGVLTSVMALVDLPFVDLISPVILLTTLCVAFFPFYYVLPDVGASPREALPGTIFAAVGWTLLGTGFGIYAGSTSGGEAGGAAAVGAILLLLTYFYFSGMLLLTGAVVNAVIGGRVVDRQVQQPAGRQFGQTDMSEEDGTETTRRDVEPAGAPDINELEDRIEELQADLAAFERDVDDRTVKKPELESEMKRYVRAKMRRGHARGWGPYLVLLYGTVLTLGAFFTFQNGLLAIAAMLIIFLSTLGLYALFIMVGLGLNLLSVPAKAAGKVREKR
- a CDS encoding phosphatase PAP2 family protein; amino-acid sequence: MRGLGISELFAATPDVLVLVFALLTQLGDPWFLLVLVVLLYWLAPASLTAEPRRTGALLVGLALGALLLTVALKSFFSLPRPPGAASATPPAWLPALVAPVFENVATGTGFGFPSGHAIGTTVVYGGLATLLDVWNRRRRVAAAATVVAVVGLSRLVLGVHYGVDIVVGVAVGLAFLVGALRVADGRPDRLFGVVAAVGLLALVAAAVGGHAAEVRDAVAGLGGALGGLVALRRVGPDEFAEIVGVAQVADTPMSPAVAVVGLAVTGGLWAGAAAVQPTLPVTFVVVAVAVAVVVAYPRLVAVVRR
- the glnA gene encoding type I glutamate--ammonia ligase → MTDENTAPDGGLSAEAQAVVDEIEEKDVDFLRLQFTDILGTVKNVAVPATQAEKAFTEGIYFDGSSIEGFVRIQESDMRLTPDPSTFAILPWRDGRSARLICDVINTSTGEPFEGDPRTILKGAIERAEEMGYQVNAAPEPEFFLFEEDEEGRATTKTNDAGGYFDLAPKDLASDVRRDIIYGLEQMGFEIEASHHEVAQGQHEINFEYDDALTTADNVGTFRTVVRAIAAQHDLHATFMPKPIPRINGSGMHTHISLFTEDGENAFHDDDDEFNLSDTAHSFLAGILEHAPALAAVTNPTVNSYKRLVPGYEAPVYIAWSDRNRSALIRKPAARVPAASRIEARFPDPSCNPYLAFAALIHAGLDGIDKGLEAPDPVRENIYEFDEEKREEYGIETLPSNLGEAITALESDEVVQDALGEHVYEKFVEAKSQEYDEFRIDVSQWELDQYLEKF
- the lrp gene encoding HTH-type transcriptional regulator Lrp; this encodes MTYENLDAKLINALLGDGRASLRSLAEKLDVSVTTVSNHLRDLEDEGVIEGYTPKINYDALGYDVTAIIQLKVEGSKLPDITERLREEKQMISVYEVTGDYDVIAVGKFTDTDGMNRQIKALLTDADIRESNTSVVLNSVVENEQFQLDIQE